Proteins from a genomic interval of Schistocerca piceifrons isolate TAMUIC-IGC-003096 chromosome 3, iqSchPice1.1, whole genome shotgun sequence:
- the LOC124788579 gene encoding zinc finger MYM-type protein 1-like, giving the protein MIQKDILKNVKESKHFSIILDCTPDASHTEQITVILRDAYLNHIDKKLDICEHFLGFCPIISLNGEGLLHFVLNLFSELILDIQNLRGQAYDNGSNMLGKHSGLWSSRIEAINPLRFYTENVFDALLEISEAASSWDCTTNLRAKSLALKIQHYKFICSVVI; this is encoded by the exons ATGATACAAAAAGATATTTTGAAGAACGTAAAAGAATCTAAGCATTTTTCCATCATATTAGACTGCACACCAGATGCAAGCCATACAGAACAAATAACAGTAATATTAAGGGATGCTTATCTAAATCACATAGACAAGAAATTAGATATATGTGAACATTTCCTTGGTTTCTGCCCAATTATCAGTTTAAATGGTGAGGGTTTGTTACATttcgttttgaatttattttctgaATTGATCCTGGACATTCAAAATTTGCGCGGACAAGCTTATGATAATGGCTCTAACATGCTTGGAAAACACAGCGGACT ATGGTCTAGCAGAATTGAAGCAATCAATCCCTTACGGTTCTACACAGAAAATGTATTTGATGCTCTGTTGGAAATATCGGAAGCTGCTTCTAGTTGGGACTGTACGACCAATCTCAGAGCGAAGTCACTTGCTTTAAAAATTCAACATTATAAATTCATTTGCTCTGTTGTAATCTGA